The Chlorogloeopsis sp. ULAP01 genome window below encodes:
- the rpsJ gene encoding 30S ribosomal protein S10, with product MATLQQQKIRIRLQAFDRRLLDTSCEKIVDTANRTNATAIGPIPLPTKRRIYCVLRSPHVDKDSREHFETRTHRRIIDIYQPSSKTIDALMKLDLPSGVDIEVKL from the coding sequence ATGGCAACCTTACAGCAGCAGAAAATTAGAATTCGCTTACAGGCTTTTGACCGCCGCTTGCTAGATACATCTTGCGAGAAGATTGTAGATACAGCAAACCGTACTAATGCTACAGCGATCGGCCCAATTCCCTTACCAACAAAGCGCCGCATTTACTGCGTGTTGCGATCGCCCCATGTAGATAAAGATTCGCGGGAACACTTTGAAACCCGTACTCATCGCCGCATTATCGATATTTATCAGCCTTCTTCCAAAACCATTGATGCTTTGATGAAACTGGATTTACCATCTGGTGTAGATATTGAAGTGAAGCTTTAA
- a CDS encoding LON peptidase substrate-binding domain-containing protein, which produces MTSSSKIAVRELPLFPLSEVVLFPTRPLPLHIFEFRYRIMMNTILESDRRFGVLMVDPAKGTVANVGCCAEIIHYQRLPDDRMKMLTLGQQRFRVLEYVREKPYYVGLVEWIEDNPPAKDLRPLAAEVEQLLQDVVRLSAKLTEQNIELPEDLPDLPLELSYWVASNLYGVASEQQTLLEMQDTVARLEREAEILTSTRNHLAARTVLKDTFNQKL; this is translated from the coding sequence ATGACGTCTTCTTCTAAAATTGCCGTTCGTGAACTACCTCTGTTCCCATTATCAGAAGTAGTTTTATTCCCTACAAGACCATTACCCCTGCATATCTTTGAATTCCGATATCGGATCATGATGAATACAATTTTGGAGAGCGATCGTAGGTTTGGGGTTTTAATGGTCGATCCGGCTAAAGGTACAGTTGCTAATGTTGGCTGCTGTGCAGAAATCATTCATTATCAACGGTTACCAGATGACCGGATGAAAATGTTGACTCTAGGGCAGCAAAGGTTTCGTGTGCTAGAATACGTTCGCGAAAAACCTTACTATGTCGGTTTGGTTGAGTGGATTGAAGATAATCCACCTGCTAAGGATTTGCGTCCTCTAGCGGCTGAGGTAGAACAACTACTGCAAGATGTTGTACGTCTATCTGCCAAGCTAACAGAACAAAATATTGAATTACCAGAAGACTTACCCGATCTACCTTTAGAGCTATCTTATTGGGTAGCAAGTAACCTTTATGGTGTTGCTTCTGAGCAACAAACATTATTAGAAATGCAAGACACAGTTGCTCGTCTGGAACGAGAAGCGGAAATTTTGACTTCTACGCGCAATCATTTAGCAGCTCGTACCGTTCTCAAAGACACTTTTAATCAGAAGTTATAA
- the tuf gene encoding elongation factor Tu, with product MARAKFERKKPHVNIGTIGHVDHGKTTLTAAITMTLAALGQAQARKYDEIDAAPEEKARGITINTAHVEYETEKRHYAHVDCPGHADYVKNMITGAAQMDGAILVVSAADGPMPQTREHILLARQVGVPSLVVFLNKEDMVDDEELLELVELEVRELLSSYDFPGDDIPITAGSALQALEKMTSNPKTQRGEDQWVDKIYALMDSVDSYIPTPERDVDKPFLMAVEDVFSITGRGTVATGRIERGKVKIGDNVELVGIKPTRSTTVTGIEMFKKSLDEGMAGDNAGILLRGIQKTDIERGMVLAKPGSITPHTQFEGEVYVLTEKEGGRKTPFFAGYRPQFYVRTTDVTGTIKTFTSDDGTEAEMVMPGDRIKVTVELINPIAIEQGMRFAIREGGRTIGAGVVSKIVK from the coding sequence ATGGCACGCGCAAAGTTTGAAAGGAAAAAACCCCACGTTAATATCGGTACTATTGGCCACGTTGACCATGGTAAAACCACACTCACAGCAGCCATTACTATGACCTTGGCGGCTTTGGGTCAGGCTCAAGCTAGAAAGTACGACGAAATCGATGCCGCTCCAGAAGAAAAGGCACGGGGTATTACAATCAACACAGCTCACGTTGAGTATGAAACCGAAAAACGGCACTATGCTCACGTAGACTGTCCTGGACACGCTGACTATGTTAAGAACATGATCACCGGCGCAGCCCAAATGGATGGTGCTATCCTCGTGGTATCTGCAGCTGATGGTCCCATGCCCCAAACCCGCGAACACATCCTGTTGGCACGGCAGGTAGGTGTTCCTAGCCTAGTAGTCTTCTTGAACAAAGAAGATATGGTGGACGACGAAGAATTGCTAGAACTAGTGGAATTGGAAGTCCGGGAATTGCTTTCTAGCTATGATTTCCCTGGTGATGATATTCCGATTACAGCAGGTTCTGCTTTGCAAGCGCTGGAAAAAATGACCAGTAATCCCAAAACTCAACGGGGTGAAGATCAGTGGGTAGATAAGATCTACGCACTGATGGATTCTGTAGACTCTTACATCCCCACTCCAGAGCGCGATGTAGATAAGCCTTTCTTGATGGCTGTAGAAGACGTATTCTCCATCACAGGTCGCGGTACTGTAGCAACAGGACGGATTGAGCGGGGTAAAGTTAAAATCGGCGATAACGTGGAATTGGTGGGCATTAAACCTACTCGTTCTACCACCGTTACTGGAATTGAGATGTTCAAGAAGAGTCTCGATGAAGGTATGGCTGGTGATAACGCTGGTATACTTTTGCGCGGTATCCAGAAGACTGACATCGAACGAGGTATGGTACTCGCCAAGCCTGGTTCTATCACTCCACACACTCAATTTGAAGGTGAGGTTTACGTTTTAACCGAAAAAGAAGGTGGTCGCAAAACACCGTTCTTTGCTGGTTACCGTCCTCAGTTCTATGTGCGGACAACAGATGTGACCGGCACGATTAAGACTTTCACCTCTGATGATGGTACTGAAGCGGAAATGGTAATGCCCGGAGACCGCATTAAGGTGACTGTAGAACTGATCAACCCGATCGCTATTGAGCAAGGAATGCGCTTTGCTATTCGTGAAGGTGGTCGCACCATTGGTGCTGGCGTTGTCTCCAAGATTGTAAAGTAG